A window of the Flavobacterium sangjuense genome harbors these coding sequences:
- a CDS encoding 2'-5' RNA ligase family protein has translation MKQIPLYSLVIFPTQEQIELVKSYKQLLKNKIGWFGSVDANAHITIIQFDNEMMLLLYIEKVREFCKTAVSQKVVLNKWDSFDPHTFFIAPDESSKRYLNKLITNLHEYLGFKINNVNAHMSIARKLDPERMKKAYDLFQNTEINLQFDCDAIFVRKFDGQQYSEITEKIRFAI, from the coding sequence ATGAAACAAATACCGCTTTATTCATTAGTCATTTTTCCAACTCAAGAACAAATTGAATTGGTCAAATCCTATAAACAATTGCTAAAAAATAAAATTGGTTGGTTTGGCAGTGTCGATGCAAATGCTCATATAACGATAATCCAATTCGACAACGAAATGATGCTGTTACTTTATATTGAAAAGGTTCGGGAATTTTGTAAGACAGCTGTTTCGCAAAAGGTGGTTTTAAATAAATGGGATAGCTTTGATCCACACACCTTCTTTATTGCGCCTGACGAATCTTCCAAGCGATATCTCAACAAATTGATAACAAACCTGCACGAATATTTAGGATTTAAAATCAATAATGTCAACGCCCACATGAGCATCGCACGCAAACTTGATCCTGAAAGAATGAAAAAAGCATACGACTTATTCCAAAACACAGAAATTAATTTACAATTTGACTGTGACGCAATCTTTGTTCGAAAATTCGATGGGCAGCAATATTCGGAAATTACAGAAAAAATTCGCTTTGCAATTTGA
- a CDS encoding trehalose synthase: MENSNQDTFSTPFVFKADWKNAFEDEEFIKVFSSDILENYIINKRWYGGKASTLKYIEVVDHFKITSKKNTYYGVLLEVNFKEAFYQHYFMPLAFMTSDELDTSTIISPAKFGAIEGYLVDALHQEDFRKLLFDNIVQSKNNPELKLIFHKGTVFEDKEYKSSKFMGVEQSNTSIIYNDAFVLKIFRRIYVSTNPDYEISRFLTETMHFKSSPAYTGSINLALSEGNITLGLMQELVPNQGDAWKFMLEEIDGVFSNLKTKKIKIDKLPDIPLFKRVKINEIPPEIIDWVGLSLFLRLQTLAKRTAEMHIALGGDIHDTAFTPTTYNGDYTVWLKNRMLYQFQNRLNIIENSLHKLDGLALDLAHQFMENKKLVRKHFVDFDWTKMKSERIRIHGDYHLGQILVNGDDFYLLDFEGEPESTIRDRKVKQPPLKDVAGLFRSFHYAIYATIFNNKDKYPYDQEQLFHAAEVLFNYFVGCFLETYVEKAQSGNLNIGYNHEIDFLLKYCLIEKAVYELGYELNSRPRWAVIPLRGIQSIMGY; this comes from the coding sequence ATGGAAAATTCTAACCAAGATACTTTTTCGACACCATTTGTTTTTAAGGCCGATTGGAAAAATGCTTTTGAAGACGAGGAATTTATCAAAGTTTTTTCTTCGGATATATTAGAAAACTATATCATAAACAAACGTTGGTATGGTGGAAAAGCCAGCACTTTGAAGTATATAGAAGTGGTTGATCATTTCAAAATTACTTCCAAAAAAAACACCTACTATGGCGTGCTTTTAGAAGTAAATTTTAAAGAAGCATTTTACCAGCACTATTTTATGCCACTTGCATTTATGACTTCTGATGAGTTAGATACCAGTACCATTATTTCACCTGCAAAGTTTGGTGCCATCGAAGGTTATCTGGTAGATGCGCTGCATCAGGAAGACTTCAGAAAATTGCTGTTTGATAACATCGTCCAATCTAAAAATAATCCGGAACTTAAACTGATTTTTCATAAAGGAACCGTGTTTGAAGACAAAGAATATAAGTCGTCAAAATTCATGGGAGTGGAGCAAAGCAATACGTCTATTATTTATAACGATGCTTTTGTACTGAAGATTTTCAGACGGATTTATGTCAGCACCAATCCTGATTATGAAATCAGTCGTTTCCTTACTGAAACCATGCATTTCAAAAGCTCTCCGGCTTATACAGGAAGTATTAATCTGGCGTTGTCAGAAGGAAATATTACGCTTGGTTTGATGCAGGAATTGGTTCCAAATCAAGGTGATGCGTGGAAGTTTATGCTCGAAGAAATTGACGGTGTGTTTAGCAATTTGAAAACCAAAAAAATCAAGATTGACAAACTACCGGATATTCCTTTATTCAAACGCGTAAAGATTAATGAAATTCCACCCGAAATTATTGACTGGGTTGGATTGAGTTTATTTCTTCGTTTGCAAACACTGGCAAAACGTACAGCAGAAATGCATATTGCACTTGGCGGAGACATACACGATACGGCTTTTACACCAACAACGTATAACGGAGATTACACCGTTTGGTTAAAAAACAGAATGTTGTATCAGTTCCAAAACCGATTAAACATCATTGAAAATAGTTTGCATAAATTAGATGGTTTAGCCTTGGATTTGGCGCATCAGTTTATGGAAAATAAAAAGTTGGTGCGTAAACATTTTGTCGATTTTGATTGGACAAAAATGAAGTCGGAACGCATCCGAATTCATGGCGATTATCATTTGGGTCAAATTCTGGTAAACGGTGATGATTTCTATTTATTGGATTTTGAAGGCGAACCCGAAAGTACGATTCGTGACCGAAAAGTAAAACAACCGCCATTGAAAGATGTGGCTGGCTTGTTCCGTTCGTTTCACTACGCCATTTACGCTACGATTTTCAATAACAAAGACAAATATCCATACGACCAGGAACAGCTTTTTCACGCCGCCGAAGTTTTGTTTAACTACTTTGTAGGTTGCTTTTTGGAAACTTATGTTGAGAAAGCGCAATCGGGTAATCTGAACATTGGTTACAACCATGAAATCGATTTTCTGTTAAAGTATTGCCTGATTGAAAAAGCAGTTTACGAATTAGGTTATGAGTTAAACTCACGCCCACGCTGGGCTGTGATTCCGTTGCGTGGAATTCAGAGCATCATGGGATATTAA
- a CDS encoding endonuclease III domain-containing protein — protein MELFNETPNWAENLKPLIKKYKGKKHPLDYQNTYQLLVMVILSAQDSDANINKIAPALFEVYPNLESLAVSNIEALIPHISKVRNFGTKASWLIEIAQTLKTDSNIPTTMDELVALKGIGRKSANVIMRETNSPAEGIIADLHVIRVAPRIGVIPEANDGNKVEKLLMQALPKDIWGEIGMAVSFLGRETCRPTNPKCPDCPIQNNCQYPLKTI, from the coding sequence ATGGAACTATTTAATGAAACACCAAACTGGGCAGAAAATCTGAAACCATTAATAAAAAAATACAAAGGCAAGAAACATCCTTTAGATTATCAAAATACCTATCAACTTCTGGTAATGGTAATTTTGTCGGCGCAGGATTCTGATGCCAATATTAACAAAATTGCACCAGCTTTATTTGAAGTTTATCCAAATCTAGAAAGTCTGGCGGTTTCCAATATAGAAGCATTAATACCTCATATTTCAAAAGTTAGAAACTTCGGAACAAAAGCAAGTTGGCTCATCGAAATTGCACAAACACTCAAAACCGATAGCAACATTCCAACAACAATGGATGAATTGGTTGCTCTAAAAGGTATCGGAAGAAAATCAGCCAATGTAATCATGCGGGAAACAAATTCTCCCGCTGAAGGAATTATTGCCGATTTACATGTTATTCGTGTGGCACCGCGAATCGGAGTCATCCCCGAAGCCAATGATGGAAACAAAGTTGAAAAGTTATTAATGCAGGCTTTACCAAAAGACATTTGGGGTGAAATCGGTATGGCAGTTTCTTTTTTAGGAAGAGAAACTTGTCGTCCAACTAACCCAAAATGCCCAGACTGTCCAATTCAAAATAATTGTCAATATCCTTTAAAAACAATTTAA
- the thrS gene encoding threonine--tRNA ligase — protein sequence MIKITLPDGSVKEFAKGTTPMDVAKSISEGLARNVISAAFNGTTVETETQLTTDGSLILYTWNDKEGKKAFWHSTSHVMAQVLEEQFPGIKLTLGPAIDNGFYYDVDFGDKKITDADFKAIEDRVLEVSREKHEFKMRPVSKAEALEIYKNNEYKTELISNLEDGTITFCDHANFFDLCRGGHIPNTGIIKAMKIMSVAGAYWRGDEKNKQLTRVYGISFPKQKDLTEYLELLEEAKRRDHRKLGKELDLFAFSQKVGQGLPLWLPKGAALRDRLEQFLKKAQKKAGYEQVVTPHIGQKELYVTSGHYAKYGADSFQPIHTPAEGEEFLLKPMNCPHHCEIYNNKPWSYKDLPKRYAEFGTVYRYEQSGELHGLTRVRGFTQDDAHIFCTPDQLDKEFKNVIDLVLYVFGSLGFENFTAQVSLRDKENRDKYIGSDENWEKAEQAIINAASDKGLNYVIEYGEAAFYGPKLDFMVKDALGRQWQLGTIQVDYNLPERFELTYKGADDKLHRPVMIHRAPFGSMERFIAILLEHTAGNFPLWLMPEQAIILSLSEKYENYAKKVLELLENHEIRALIDNRNETIGKKIREAEVQKIPFMLIVGEEEAKNGTISVRRQGQEGKGNISVTIEEFAAIVNEEIGKTLKTFEV from the coding sequence ATGATAAAGATTACACTACCTGACGGTTCGGTTAAGGAGTTTGCGAAAGGTACAACTCCGATGGATGTTGCGAAAAGCATCAGTGAAGGATTAGCCCGAAATGTGATTTCGGCTGCTTTTAATGGCACAACAGTTGAAACGGAAACCCAATTAACCACCGACGGTTCTCTTATATTATATACATGGAATGACAAAGAAGGCAAAAAAGCTTTTTGGCATTCGACTTCGCACGTTATGGCGCAGGTTTTGGAAGAGCAATTTCCCGGAATTAAATTGACGCTTGGACCGGCGATTGACAATGGTTTTTATTATGATGTTGATTTTGGAGATAAAAAAATTACCGATGCTGACTTTAAAGCTATTGAAGATAGAGTTTTAGAAGTTTCGAGAGAGAAGCATGAATTTAAAATGCGTCCGGTTTCTAAGGCTGAAGCTTTGGAAATCTACAAAAATAACGAGTACAAAACAGAATTGATTTCGAATCTTGAAGACGGCACGATAACGTTTTGTGATCATGCTAATTTCTTCGATTTATGTCGTGGTGGTCATATTCCGAATACCGGAATTATCAAAGCTATGAAAATCATGAGTGTTGCCGGTGCTTATTGGCGCGGTGACGAAAAGAACAAGCAATTGACGCGTGTTTACGGAATTTCGTTTCCGAAGCAAAAAGATTTAACTGAATACTTAGAATTACTTGAAGAAGCGAAGCGTCGTGACCACAGAAAACTTGGTAAAGAATTAGACTTATTTGCGTTTTCACAAAAAGTGGGTCAAGGCTTGCCATTATGGTTACCAAAAGGAGCTGCTTTACGTGATAGATTGGAGCAGTTTTTGAAAAAAGCGCAGAAAAAAGCAGGTTACGAACAAGTAGTTACGCCACATATCGGACAAAAAGAATTGTATGTTACATCCGGTCACTATGCTAAATATGGTGCTGATAGTTTCCAGCCAATTCACACTCCGGCTGAAGGTGAAGAGTTCTTGCTAAAACCTATGAACTGTCCGCATCACTGTGAGATATACAACAACAAACCTTGGTCATATAAAGATTTACCAAAACGTTATGCTGAATTTGGAACAGTTTACCGTTATGAGCAATCTGGAGAATTACACGGTTTGACTCGTGTTCGTGGATTTACTCAGGATGATGCCCATATTTTTTGTACTCCGGATCAATTGGACAAGGAGTTTAAAAATGTAATCGACTTGGTATTGTATGTTTTTGGTTCGTTAGGCTTTGAAAACTTTACAGCTCAGGTTTCTTTGAGAGATAAAGAAAATAGAGATAAATATATCGGAAGTGATGAAAACTGGGAAAAAGCAGAACAGGCCATTATCAATGCGGCTAGCGACAAAGGGTTGAATTACGTAATAGAATATGGTGAAGCAGCTTTCTATGGTCCGAAACTGGATTTCATGGTAAAAGATGCTTTAGGAAGACAATGGCAATTGGGAACCATTCAGGTGGATTATAATTTACCGGAGCGTTTTGAATTGACCTATAAAGGAGCAGATGACAAATTGCACAGACCGGTAATGATTCACAGAGCGCCTTTTGGTTCGATGGAACGTTTTATTGCAATTTTACTAGAACATACCGCAGGAAACTTCCCACTTTGGCTGATGCCGGAACAGGCTATTATATTGTCTTTAAGCGAGAAATATGAAAATTATGCGAAAAAAGTTTTAGAATTGCTAGAAAATCACGAAATTCGCGCCCTAATTGACAACCGCAACGAGACGATTGGGAAGAAAATTAGAGAGGCCGAAGTTCAAAAAATCCCGTTTATGCTGATAGTTGGCGAGGAAGAAGCAAAAAACGGAACCATTTCTGTACGCCGTCAAGGGCAGGAAGGAAAAGGAAATATTTCGGTTACTATTGAAGAATTTGCAGCAATTGTGAATGAAGAAATAGGAAAAACATTAAAAACATTCGAAGTTTAA
- a CDS encoding alpha-1,4-glucan--maltose-1-phosphate maltosyltransferase, translated as MQNQTRIIIENVSPQLDAGAFFIKRIVGQKVVVTANVFSDGHDVVACSVKFKHESAKKWQEVRMFETGNDEWIAEFKVEKQGFYTYLVEGWVDYALNWQHGTQRKIEDNQHVKSELLEGAEYCQAILKEVSAAEKTYLTSAIKAFQDAKQYDKAIAIALSPELHHIFRHYPTRTLANASAELKVYVDRKKALFSTWYEFFPRSASQEKGKHGTFKDCEKLLPRVAAMGFDTLYFPPIHPIGEVNRKGKNNATNAQKGDVGSPWGIGSKHGGHKAIHPELGSLADFKSLVKAAKSLGIEVAMDYALQAAPDHPYVKDFPQWFKWRPDGTVQYAENPPKKYQDIQPIYFESGDWKNLWKELLDVALFWVEECDIKVFRVDNPHTKPFYFWGWLIAEIKKKHPDVLFLAEAFTRPKIMHELAKQGFTQSYTYYTWRNTKAELIEYVEELTKTEQKEFFRPNFWPNTPDILPYALQSGHESVYLHKYFLAATLSSSIGIYGPVYEYMVSEAMPGKEEYHNSEKYEFFNWDWTVQNKLITVISRLNRIRHEQPSLQQTNNIQFCATDNDQVLAYYKYDDDKLDETLMICSIDPYYAKQAWVQLPLQALGIHPGQPIKVVELITGNSYIWDKEWNFVELNPALPFHLFKILK; from the coding sequence ATGCAAAATCAAACCCGAATAATAATTGAAAATGTTTCTCCACAACTTGACGCTGGAGCTTTTTTTATAAAACGAATTGTAGGTCAAAAAGTTGTTGTTACTGCTAATGTTTTTTCTGATGGTCACGATGTTGTAGCTTGTAGTGTGAAATTCAAACATGAATCGGCCAAAAAATGGCAGGAAGTTAGAATGTTCGAAACCGGAAATGATGAATGGATTGCCGAATTTAAAGTAGAAAAGCAAGGTTTTTATACTTATTTGGTAGAAGGTTGGGTTGATTATGCGCTGAACTGGCAACACGGAACACAGCGAAAAATAGAAGACAATCAGCATGTAAAATCAGAATTGCTCGAAGGTGCCGAATATTGTCAGGCAATTTTAAAAGAAGTTTCGGCAGCCGAGAAAACCTATTTGACTTCAGCCATAAAAGCATTCCAGGATGCAAAGCAATATGATAAAGCAATTGCGATTGCATTATCACCTGAATTGCATCATATTTTCAGACATTATCCAACCCGAACTTTGGCAAATGCTTCGGCAGAATTAAAAGTTTATGTAGACAGAAAGAAAGCTTTATTCAGCACGTGGTATGAATTTTTTCCACGTTCGGCATCACAGGAAAAAGGAAAGCACGGAACGTTTAAAGATTGTGAAAAACTCTTGCCAAGAGTTGCCGCAATGGGATTTGATACCTTATATTTTCCACCGATTCATCCTATTGGAGAAGTCAATAGAAAAGGAAAAAACAATGCTACTAACGCTCAAAAAGGAGATGTCGGTTCACCTTGGGGAATTGGTTCCAAACATGGTGGACATAAAGCGATACATCCTGAATTAGGTTCGTTAGCTGATTTCAAATCATTAGTCAAAGCCGCAAAATCTCTTGGAATTGAAGTCGCCATGGATTATGCGTTGCAGGCAGCACCAGATCATCCTTATGTAAAAGATTTTCCACAATGGTTCAAATGGCGTCCTGACGGAACGGTGCAATATGCCGAGAATCCACCAAAGAAATACCAAGACATTCAGCCAATATATTTTGAAAGCGGCGATTGGAAAAACCTTTGGAAAGAGTTGCTTGACGTAGCTTTGTTCTGGGTGGAAGAATGTGATATCAAAGTATTCAGAGTTGATAATCCACATACAAAACCATTTTATTTTTGGGGTTGGCTGATTGCCGAAATCAAGAAGAAACATCCTGATGTATTGTTTTTGGCGGAAGCTTTTACACGTCCAAAGATTATGCACGAACTTGCGAAACAAGGGTTCACACAATCCTATACTTATTACACTTGGAGAAATACCAAAGCCGAATTGATTGAATATGTAGAAGAATTAACCAAAACAGAACAGAAAGAATTTTTCCGTCCGAATTTCTGGCCGAATACGCCGGATATTTTACCATACGCATTACAAAGCGGACACGAAAGTGTTTATCTTCACAAATACTTTTTGGCAGCAACCTTGAGTTCCAGCATTGGAATTTACGGACCAGTTTATGAATATATGGTTTCGGAAGCAATGCCGGGAAAAGAAGAATATCACAATTCTGAGAAGTATGAATTTTTCAATTGGGATTGGACAGTTCAAAACAAACTAATCACCGTTATTTCGAGATTAAACCGAATCAGACACGAGCAACCTTCGTTACAGCAAACCAATAACATACAGTTTTGCGCTACCGATAACGACCAGGTTTTGGCGTATTACAAATATGACGATGATAAATTGGATGAAACCTTGATGATTTGCAGCATCGATCCATATTATGCCAAACAAGCTTGGGTTCAATTGCCATTACAGGCATTGGGAATTCATCCGGGACAACCAATTAAGGTTGTAGAATTAATTACTGGTAACAGTTACATTTGGGATAAAGAATGGAATTTTGTGGAGCTAAATCCGGCATTGCCATTTCATTTATTTAAAATATTGAAATAA
- a CDS encoding alpha/beta fold hydrolase — MTKKGEIPNQSLQIPKVITRTAKLLQAISPKLATLFAAKLFTTPLKHRIPKRELHMEQNSRQQKLRVPKINKAINVYHYGESKNKILLVHGWSGRGTQLVKIADELIQKGFSTISFDAPAHGKSGSKTTLMPEFIASILEIEKQFGPFEFAIGHSLGGMSILNAIKEGLSVKKAVIIGSGDIIQDILDDFVSKLELKPETASMMKTHFEKKFGVEMESYSASFAAKSVEIPLLIIHDKHDDEIEVKAAHNIHRNLKKGEIVITEKLGHRKILGDKKVIETMLNFISN; from the coding sequence ATGACAAAAAAAGGCGAGATACCCAATCAATCATTGCAAATTCCGAAAGTAATTACGCGTACGGCTAAATTATTACAAGCAATTTCTCCAAAATTAGCTACACTATTTGCTGCAAAACTCTTTACAACGCCTCTAAAACATAGAATTCCGAAGCGGGAATTACATATGGAACAAAATAGTAGACAGCAAAAATTACGGGTTCCTAAAATAAATAAAGCCATTAATGTGTATCACTATGGTGAAAGTAAAAATAAAATACTGCTGGTTCACGGTTGGTCCGGAAGAGGAACACAGTTGGTTAAAATTGCTGATGAGCTAATTCAAAAAGGATTTTCTACCATCAGTTTTGATGCTCCGGCTCATGGAAAATCGGGTAGCAAAACTACGCTAATGCCTGAGTTTATTGCTTCTATTTTAGAAATTGAGAAACAGTTCGGACCATTTGAATTTGCCATCGGACATTCGCTTGGTGGCATGTCAATTTTGAATGCAATAAAAGAAGGATTGTCGGTTAAAAAAGCGGTGATTATTGGTAGTGGCGATATTATTCAGGATATTTTGGATGATTTTGTTTCAAAACTGGAGTTAAAACCAGAAACGGCTTCAATGATGAAAACCCATTTTGAGAAAAAATTTGGAGTAGAAATGGAAAGTTATTCCGCAAGTTTTGCAGCCAAATCGGTAGAAATTCCTTTGCTCATTATTCACGATAAACATGATGATGAAATTGAAGTCAAAGCTGCTCATAACATTCATCGCAATTTAAAGAAAGGTGAAATTGTCATTACAGAGAAATTGGGACACCGAAAAATTTTAGGTGATAAAAAAGTAATCGAAACTATGCTTAACTTTATTTCAAATTAA
- a CDS encoding T9SS type A sorting domain-containing protein: MKKITLLLFVLSIKLCFAQDGHIDPTFNPGDRGNGYGDGMGTCTAMALQPDGKVLLGAYEDLYNGRYDGKSFFRVNADGDADATFNIDGTGPMFGDVNAVVVLSSGKILIAGTFTNYNGTAINRIARLNANGTLDETFTVGEGADGEIRSMALLPNGKIVITGEFTKYNNISRTRIAVLNVDGSLYTSFNPNSGPNYPVTAVAVQADGKILISGSFTYYNVTPVSSLVRINANGSIDNSFTPPNAIRGNISVLANGKILGINTDNRYIYRLNSTGTLDNTFNFGYAGIEYECRNIYPLPDGKIIASMLFKNDISSTDDDVKKLVRLNSDGSSDNSFYIGSGTTTYDLDKYAVQSDGRLLVSGFFVNYNDKIVKGVMRLNTDGTYDPSFNGGTNGSNGEVTDIMMLPNGKMIIQGPFSEYNDVRTRVAKLNTDGTVDTSFTCNISTNDTPQPINAIALQADGKILVGGIFTFRGSTVSNIFKRLNSDGSIDSSFNYTIITETINAIAVQPDGKILISGKFPTFFPFPSAYRVFRLNADGTVDSTFDANSKGNSSINNITIQPDGKIVLSGEFTTYNDTAAVRMVRLEANGAIDASFNVGLGFNSTPNSIVLQTDGKIVASGFFSSFNNTSVNQLVRLNSNGTIDTTFNIGSGPSSSIYTLALQPDGKILVGGLFTTFNAQTKYFIVRLNGNGSIDNSFNTVGGGPNYSVRKIALQADGKPVIGGLFVNYNGIGRNRLARLNPVVLGIEEFPESSKKVSVYPNPVKNILHIEYHTSIQSIAVFDFLGKMVINKSVNANQLELDMSGLDSALYFIKVITSDGIQNFKIFKE, encoded by the coding sequence ATGAAAAAAATTACACTACTTCTTTTTGTACTGTCAATCAAACTTTGTTTTGCTCAGGACGGACATATTGACCCTACGTTTAATCCAGGAGACAGAGGGAATGGTTATGGCGATGGGATGGGCACCTGCACGGCAATGGCATTGCAGCCTGACGGTAAAGTTTTACTTGGTGCATATGAGGATTTGTATAATGGTAGATATGACGGCAAAAGTTTTTTTCGCGTAAATGCGGACGGTGATGCTGATGCCACTTTTAATATTGATGGTACCGGCCCTATGTTTGGTGACGTGAATGCTGTTGTAGTACTTTCGAGTGGAAAAATACTCATTGCAGGAACTTTTACAAATTACAATGGTACGGCTATCAACAGGATTGCGCGCCTCAATGCTAATGGTACACTTGACGAGACTTTTACTGTAGGTGAAGGAGCTGATGGAGAAATAAGGTCAATGGCATTGTTGCCAAATGGAAAAATTGTAATTACTGGCGAGTTCACAAAGTATAATAACATTTCACGAACTAGGATAGCGGTACTAAATGTGGACGGGTCGCTCTATACTAGTTTTAATCCCAATTCAGGGCCTAATTATCCTGTCACTGCAGTAGCTGTGCAGGCAGATGGAAAAATTTTAATTTCAGGCAGTTTTACCTATTATAATGTAACTCCGGTTTCTTCTCTTGTGCGGATTAATGCCAATGGTTCAATAGATAATTCCTTTACTCCGCCAAATGCCATTCGCGGAAATATTAGTGTTTTAGCTAATGGAAAAATCTTGGGAATCAATACTGATAATCGTTATATTTACAGGTTAAACTCAACAGGAACGTTAGATAACACCTTTAATTTTGGTTACGCAGGAATTGAGTATGAATGTAGAAACATCTATCCGCTTCCGGATGGAAAGATTATAGCATCGATGTTATTCAAAAATGATATCTCATCGACCGACGATGATGTAAAAAAATTGGTGCGTCTGAATTCTGACGGTTCTTCAGACAATTCTTTTTATATTGGGTCGGGTACAACAACTTACGATTTGGATAAATATGCAGTGCAGTCCGACGGTCGCTTATTAGTGAGTGGTTTCTTTGTTAATTACAATGACAAGATAGTGAAGGGCGTAATGAGGTTGAATACTGACGGCACCTACGATCCTAGTTTTAATGGTGGTACAAATGGGTCAAATGGCGAAGTGACGGATATCATGATGCTGCCCAATGGTAAGATGATCATACAAGGACCTTTTTCCGAATACAATGACGTCCGTACAAGGGTGGCGAAGTTAAACACAGATGGTACCGTAGATACTTCTTTTACGTGCAATATTTCTACTAATGATACACCACAACCCATAAATGCCATAGCCCTGCAGGCTGATGGAAAAATCCTTGTAGGAGGAATTTTTACTTTTAGAGGGAGTACCGTCAGTAATATCTTTAAGAGGCTTAATAGTGACGGAAGTATTGATTCTTCCTTTAATTATACCATCATAACAGAAACCATTAATGCCATTGCGGTTCAGCCAGACGGCAAAATTCTTATTTCAGGAAAGTTTCCAACCTTCTTTCCGTTTCCATCAGCATATAGAGTATTCCGATTGAATGCCGATGGTACGGTTGATTCTACGTTTGATGCCAATTCAAAAGGGAATTCATCAATTAACAATATTACGATACAGCCTGACGGAAAGATTGTGTTGTCGGGCGAATTTACGACTTATAACGATACAGCCGCAGTCCGCATGGTCCGGCTTGAGGCAAATGGTGCAATTGATGCCTCTTTTAATGTTGGTTTAGGTTTTAACAGCACACCTAATTCAATCGTATTGCAGACAGATGGTAAAATTGTAGCAAGTGGTTTTTTTTCAAGTTTTAATAATACGTCAGTCAATCAATTGGTTCGGTTAAATTCAAATGGAACGATTGATACGACTTTTAACATTGGGTCAGGCCCTTCATCCAGTATCTATACTTTAGCGTTACAACCAGATGGAAAGATATTAGTAGGAGGCCTCTTTACAACCTTTAACGCACAAACCAAATATTTTATTGTCCGACTCAATGGTAATGGCTCGATAGACAATTCGTTCAATACAGTTGGTGGTGGACCTAATTACAGTGTTCGTAAAATTGCATTGCAGGCCGATGGTAAACCTGTTATTGGTGGTTTGTTTGTCAATTACAATGGAATTGGACGAAACCGATTAGCCAGACTCAATCCAGTAGTTTTAGGTATTGAAGAATTTCCTGAATCAAGTAAAAAAGTTAGTGTTTATCCAAATCCTGTAAAGAATATACTCCATATAGAATATCATACCTCAATCCAAAGTATAGCGGTATTTGATTTTCTTGGGAAAATGGTAATAAATAAAAGTGTCAATGCAAATCAATTAGAACTTGACATGTCAGGACTTGACAGTGCACTTTATTTTATAAAAGTAATAACTTCCGATGGAATCCAAAATTTTAAGATTTTTAAGGAATAA